The proteins below are encoded in one region of Serratia symbiotica:
- the yaaA gene encoding peroxide stress protein YaaA — protein MLVIISPAKTLDYKSPLATERYTQPELLDASQQLIKSCRALTPAQIASLMGISDKLAGLNAARFSDWQPKFTPLNARQALLAFKGDVYTGLQAQNFNEADFDFAQQHLRILSGLYGVLRPLDLMMPYRLEMGLKLENANGKDLYSFWGEQITKKLNEALEQQGDDVVVNLASDEYFKSVKPAKLYGSVIKPVFLDEKNGKYKVISFYAKKARGLMSRFIIKNRLTQHEQLLDFNLEGYAFDESASQGNERVFKRPEQ, from the coding sequence ATGCTCGTTATTATTTCACCTGCTAAAACGCTTGATTATAAAAGCCCACTGGCAACAGAACGCTATACACAGCCTGAACTGCTGGATGCGTCACAGCAGCTTATCAAAAGTTGCCGCGCGCTGACGCCAGCACAAATCGCCAGCCTGATGGGTATCAGCGACAAGTTGGCCGGGCTGAACGCCGCACGTTTTAGCGACTGGCAACCCAAATTCACGCCCTTGAACGCTCGCCAGGCACTGCTAGCGTTCAAGGGCGATGTCTATACCGGCCTACAGGCGCAAAACTTCAACGAAGCCGATTTCGATTTCGCCCAGCAGCACCTGCGCATACTTTCCGGCCTGTACGGCGTGCTGCGTCCGCTCGATCTGATGATGCCCTACCGGCTGGAGATGGGCCTCAAACTCGAAAACGCCAATGGCAAGGATCTGTACAGCTTCTGGGGCGAGCAAATCACTAAAAAGCTAAATGAGGCGCTGGAACAGCAGGGGGATGATGTGGTGGTCAATCTGGCCTCCGACGAATACTTCAAGTCAGTCAAGCCAGCCAAGCTATACGGCTCAGTGATCAAGCCAGTGTTCCTTGATGAAAAGAACGGCAAGTACAAGGTGATCAGCTTCTATGCCAAGAAGGCACGTGGCCTGATGAGCCGCTTTATCATCAAGAACCGCCTGACCCAGCACGAACAACTGTTAGACTTCAATCTGGAAGGCTATGCCTTTGACGAGAGCGCATCGCAGGGCAACGAACGGGTGTTCAAACGCCCTGAGCAGTAA
- the thrC gene encoding threonine synthase, whose translation MKLYNLKDHNEQVSFVQAIKQGLGKQQGLFFPLDLPVFELTDIEQLLEQDFVTRSRRLLSAFIADEVSEDALHQCVKAAFEFPAPVVQVAEDVACLELFHGPTLAFKDFGGRFMAQMLAQVAGDQPVTILTATSGDTGAAVAHAFYGLQSVRVVILYPQGKISPLQEKLFCTLGGNIHTMAIDGDFDACQALVKQAFDDRALKKALHLNSANSINISRLLAQICYYFEAVAQLPQDARNQLVISVPSGNFGDLTAGLLAKSLGLPVKRFIAATNANDTVPRFLSNGQWQPHPTVATLSNAMDVSQPNNWPRVEELFRRKVWQWSELGHAAVSDETTKDTLRELAERGYISEPHAATAYRALRDQLQQGEFGLFLGTAHPAKFKQSVEAILGQKLSLPKALALRADLPLLSHRLPARFSELRQFLLSLPA comes from the coding sequence ATGAAACTGTATAACCTTAAGGATCACAACGAGCAGGTCAGCTTCGTACAGGCGATCAAGCAGGGCTTGGGTAAACAGCAAGGGCTGTTTTTCCCGCTGGATCTGCCGGTGTTCGAACTGACTGACATCGAGCAATTGTTGGAGCAGGACTTTGTCACCCGCAGCCGCCGCCTTTTGTCGGCGTTTATCGCTGACGAAGTGTCTGAAGATGCGTTGCATCAATGCGTAAAAGCCGCCTTTGAATTCCCGGCACCGGTAGTGCAGGTGGCAGAGGATGTGGCCTGTTTGGAACTGTTCCATGGCCCGACGCTGGCGTTCAAAGACTTCGGTGGCCGCTTTATGGCGCAGATGCTGGCGCAAGTGGCTGGTGACCAGCCGGTGACCATTTTGACCGCCACCTCCGGTGACACCGGTGCCGCTGTGGCGCACGCTTTCTATGGCTTGCAGAGCGTGCGGGTCGTGATCCTCTATCCGCAGGGCAAAATCAGCCCGCTGCAAGAAAAGCTATTCTGCACGCTGGGTGGCAATATTCACACCATGGCGATCGACGGCGATTTCGACGCCTGTCAGGCGCTGGTAAAGCAAGCCTTTGATGATCGGGCGCTGAAAAAAGCGCTGCACTTGAATTCTGCCAACTCGATCAACATCAGCCGCCTGCTGGCGCAAATCTGCTATTACTTTGAAGCGGTAGCACAATTGCCGCAGGATGCGCGCAATCAGTTGGTGATCTCCGTGCCGAGTGGTAATTTCGGCGATTTGACCGCCGGCCTGCTGGCCAAATCGCTGGGCTTGCCAGTGAAGCGTTTTATCGCCGCCACCAATGCCAACGACACCGTGCCGCGTTTTCTAAGCAACGGCCAATGGCAGCCGCACCCCACGGTGGCGACATTATCTAACGCCATGGATGTCAGCCAGCCGAACAACTGGCCACGGGTGGAAGAGCTGTTCCGCCGCAAAGTCTGGCAATGGTCAGAGCTAGGACACGCAGCGGTGAGTGATGAAACCACCAAAGACACCCTGCGTGAGCTGGCTGAACGGGGCTATATCTCCGAACCGCACGCGGCGACTGCCTACCGCGCGTTGCGCGATCAGTTGCAGCAAGGGGAATTTGGTCTGTTCCTGGGCACTGCGCATCCGGCTAAGTTCAAACAGAGTGTCGAAGCGATCCTCGGCCAGAAACTGTCGTTACCGAAGGCGCTGGCGCTGCGTGCTGATCTGCCGCTATTGTCACACCGCTTGCCAGCCCGCTTCAGCGAATTGCGCCAGTTTCTGCTGTCATTACCTGCCTGA